A region from the Eptesicus fuscus isolate TK198812 chromosome 1, DD_ASM_mEF_20220401, whole genome shotgun sequence genome encodes:
- the LOC129149363 gene encoding developmental pluripotency-associated protein 2-like has translation MANSRSEKDELEEENVILTLVPISEEHNEHQVEPSVSSTSDSNDKVNLPQMSEQFKDCPKPILPLPTTLPSYNKVRLNTLQNWCQQLNLSTDGKSVAETPEEDTLQSCSGELTKKARSKKSHQMSKREEETHTVEMTMTNTVEVITSAREAMLAAWSRIAARGSLSKAANTYKIPISVENFLLQTSGVRWCVVHGRHLLADKKGWVRLQFHAGQTWVPDTPTKMISLLLLPACTFPSPDLEDNMLCPDCVKRNKKMMEKLGKMRKRR, from the exons ATGGCAAACTCAAGAAGCGAAAAGGAtgaattagaagaagaaaatgtgATACTCACCTTGGTTCCAATAAGCGAGGAACATAATGAACATCAAGTGGAACCAAGTGTTTCTTCAACCTCAGACAGCAACGATAAAGTTAATCTTCCTCAAATGAGTGAACAATTCAAAGATTGCCCCAAACCAATCCTTCCCTTGCCAACCACTTTGCCATCATATAATAAAGTACGTCTCAACACTTTGCAGAACTGGTGCCAACAATTGAATTTGAGTACTGATGGTAAGAGTGTTGCTGAAACACCAGAAGAGGACACATTGCAGTCATGTTCGGGGGAATTGACCAAGAAAGCAAGGAGTAAGAAAAGTCATCAGATGagtaaaagagaggaagagactcATACAGTTGAAATGACCA TGACCAATACAGTTGAAGTGATAACTTCAGCTCGTGAGGCCATGTTGGCAGCATGGTCAAGAATTGCTGCAAGAGGCTCGCTATCTAAGGCtgcaaatacatataaaattccTATTTCTGTTGAGAATTTTCTGCTGCAAACATCTGGTGTCAGGTGGTGTGTGGTCCATGGCAGACATCTCCTGGCAGACAAAAAGGGTTGGGTTCGCCTGCAGTTCCATGCAGGTCAGACCTGGGTGCCTGACACTCCCACGAAGAtgatttctctcttacttttacCGGCCTGTACTTTCCCATCCCCAGACCTAGAAGATAACATGTTATGCCCTGACTGTGTTAAGAGGAATAAAAAGATGATGGAGAAATTAGGTAAAATGAGGAAGAGAAGGTAA